From Helicoverpa armigera isolate CAAS_96S chromosome 29, ASM3070526v1, whole genome shotgun sequence, the proteins below share one genomic window:
- the LOC110381175 gene encoding small integral membrane protein 12, with translation MWPLIMHFLRTNAPYFTLPVAAVVGVIGYNLEGWLSDRYTPYTKPVQDQRLERLTDDLTLNDPTNVQKLKYKENVLGKNVSPSLQSN, from the exons ATGTGGCCACTAATAATGCATTTCTTGCGCACAAACGCGCCGTACTTCACATTACCTGTAGCTGCTGTTGTTGGTGTCATTGGATATAACTTAGAAGGCTGGCTTTCTGATAGATATACTCCTTATActa aGCCAGTCCAAGATCAGAGATTAGAACGCCTAACAGATGATCTAACACTAAACGACCCAACAAACGTAcagaaactaaaatataaagaaaatgtacTCGGAAAGAATGTTTCACCATCACTACAATCAAACTag
- the LOC110381172 gene encoding arginine-hydroxylase NDUFAF5, mitochondrial — MSQTQLLSCLSRLHISRNESKYLRNHVQILVRNYSSKSPKQKTASSVYRTMNIFDRKAKALQRERTARAEDYHLSEYIKEEVGWRTADRVLDIKRVFKNAVELGASRGYVSRHFLPDSVEKVTLCDTSQTHLNKAIVGDGVKFEKIIMDEENIDFPDNSVDLLVSSLALHWVNDLPGVFDKIMKCLKPDGAFLACVFGGDTLMELRQALQLAESERCGGISNHISPFTRVRDIGGLLTASGFTLQTVDVDSIVVWYPSMWEVMRDVRALGEGNAALSRPLRLSKDVQFAASSIYNEMYGKEMPDRKVMGVPATYQIINFLGWKPDPSQPQPKERGTGQVSLKDLHKIDDIVRDPKVVKLSEDDMK, encoded by the exons atgtCTCAAACACAACTCTTAAGTTGCCTCTCCAGGCTCCACATATCGCGAAACGAGTCCAAATATTTACGTAACCATGTTCAGATTTTGGTCAGAAATTATTCTTCAAAAAGTCCAAAACAGAAGACTGCTTCTTCTGTGTATCGTACTATGAATATATTTGACAGGAAAGCGAAGGCTTTGCAGAGGGAAAGGACAGCTAGAGCAGAAGATTATCACTTGTCAGAGTATATTAAAGAAGAGGTTGGTTGGCGGACCGCCGACCGGGTTTTGGATATAAAACGGGTGTTTAAAAATGCTGTTGAGCTTG GAGCAAGCCGAGGCTATGTATCCCGTCACTTCTTACCCGACAGTGTAGAAAAGGTGACTTTATGTGATACCTCACAAACACACCTAAACAAAGCCATTGTAGGAGACGGAGTTAAGTTTGAAAAGATTATTATGGATGAAGAGAATATCGAT TTTCCAGATAACAGTGTGGATCTCCTAGTATCTTCTCTAGCCCTGCATTGGGTGAATGACCTGCCCGGCGTCTTTGATAAGATCATGAAGTGCTTGAAACCTGATGGG GCGTTCCTAGCCTGCGTATTCGGCGGGGACACACTAATGGAGCTGCGACAAGCTCTGCAGCTGGCAGAGAGCGAGCGCTGCGGGGGAATATCTAATCATATCTCCCCCTTTACCAGGGTTAGGGATATCGGGGGATTGTTGACTGC AAGCGGCTTCACCCTCCAAACAGTGGACGTGGACTCCATCGTAGTGTGGTACCCCAGCATGTGGGAGGTCATGCGCGATGTCCGCGCACTGGGCGAGGGGAACGCGGCACTCTCGCGCCCTCTGCGACTCAGCAAGGACGTGCAGTTCGCCGCCAGTAGCATCTACAACGAGATGTATGGCAAG GAAATGCCAGACCGCAAAGTCATGGGTGTTCCAGCAACCTACCAGATAATCAACTTCCTGGGTTGGAAACCAGACCCTAGCCAGCCACAGCCGAAGGAGAGAGGCACTGGTCAGGTGTCTCTGAAAGACTTGCATAAAATAGATGATATAGTCAGAGACCCTAAGGTGGTTAAACTTAGCGAGGATGATATGAAATAA